A genomic segment from Maniola hyperantus chromosome 4, iAphHyp1.2, whole genome shotgun sequence encodes:
- the LOC117997119 gene encoding uncharacterized protein produces the protein MHECSYCDKKFKYESEKKRHELSHIPQFECKECCKKFSFISALKRHQKQHERTCSVICSDCGRSFRDDILLKRHIKYAHKGIHVCSKCSSTFHSNLALSSHMKSHRPKSERRFKCKYFGCNKSFNFSHHLKHHELTHTNQKQHSCKICGKGFIQLHHLKTHLKSHVLDNLKPISSVLDCDHTLSTDGSKKRHIAANKTTIDSGISSDSNCDISQDSTKGSKLCATCGQMIKTSLYEVHKEKCILKEEIPEDLSLKLLPSIEFNNNNTTEKSELNCESVLGACIVSGDSPGSNCLCAQIKIDVDFHDIASPIEPFNVKNELLPIESLGDKGITRNNCGSCECSSKKVCNLSTNVRECDKKDFPEIEYRNDGVIKIKDTFDFDVTETTTPVKEVKTDEQYDSFKFNNFVPYNSCQAVLGRCIVSGNGTISEECLCAKMAMDDQTSFAQEEIDEITPHPNISSDKNVICD, from the exons ATGCATGAGTGCTCATATTGTGATAAAAAGTTCAAATATGAAAGTGAGAAGAAAAGACATGAACTGAGTCATATTCCACAGTTTGAGTGTAAGGAATGCTGCAAAAAGTTTAGTTTTAT ATCTGCATTGAAAAGGCACCAAAAGCAACATGAAAGAACCTGTAGTGTGATTTGCAGTGACTGTGGACGCAGCTTTAGAGATGACATATTACTCAAGCGGCACATAAAATATGCACATAAGG GTATCCACGTTTGCTCAAAATGCAGTTCAACATTCCACAGCAACCTTGCGTTATCCTCACATATGAAGTCACACAGACCAAAGTCTGAGAGGAGGTTCAAATGTAAATACTTTGGCTGCAACAAATCTTTCAATTTCTCACACCATCTGAAACACCATGAGTTAACCCACACAAATCAAAAACAACATAGTTGCAAAATATGTGGGAAAG gTTTCATCCAATTGCATCATTTGAAAACACATTTGAAATCCCATGTATTGGATAACTTGAAACCAATTTCTTCTGTACTAGATTGTGATCATACCCTTTCAACTGATGGCTCTAAAAAGCGACATATTGCTGCGAACA AAACAACTATAGACAGCGGAATATCATCCGACTCCAATTGCGACATTTCACAAGATTCCACCAAAG gCTCAAAACTCTGTGCAACATGTGGTCAAATGATAAAAACATCGCTGTATGAAGTTCACAAGGAAAAATGCATACTCAAGGAAGAAATACCTGAAGACCTGTCTTTAAAATTACTGCCCAGTATTGAGTTCAATAACAACAATACGACAGAAAAATCAGAGCTGAACTGTGAGTCAGTATTAGGTGCTTGTATTGTTAGTGGGGACTCACCTGGTAGTAACTGCTTGTGTGCTCAAATTAAAATAGATGTCGATTTTCACGACATAGCGAGTCCTATAGAACCTTTTAACGTTAAAAATGAATTGCTACCTATAGAATCCCTTGGCGATAAAGGAATCACGAGAAATAATTGTGGTAGCTGTGAGTGTTCTAGTAAAAAGGTATGCAACTTAAGTACAAATGTAAGAGAGTGTGATAAAAAAGACTTCCCAGAAATAGAATACAGAAACGATggagttataaaaataaaagatacaTTTGATTTCGACGTAACCGAAACCACTACTCCTGTAAAGGAAGTGAAAACGGATGAACAATATGATTCATTCAAGTTCAACAATTTTGTGCCATACAATAGTTGCCAAGCTGTACTAGGAAGATGTATTGTAAGTGGGAATGGAACTATAAGTGAAGAGTGTCTTTGTGCAAAAATGGCCATGGATGACCAGACTAGCTTTGCTCAGGAGGAGATTGACGAAATAACTCCTCACCCAAACATATCAAGTGACAAAAATGTAATCtgtgattaa
- the LOC117997364 gene encoding uncharacterized protein, giving the protein MDSHSRSASPREPARPQHRPPSPPSSPQSGFDNRAYQHDESDPNHNDSFTSNGQHQNHQNGHTKEPNGDTKTLEAVNLELINLTPKNGSKKKDVEVDMNSTNPYDEYFVPVNEHRKYMRGEKLYVTADKRGEKGGCKRPLCWTLLGLVVVAIVALIVLAATGILFTNSPTPLEQYNASVSSARAFGGITSDHSHDHDHDHDHDHSNHHHDHIDHDHHHEHEQSTSPPQMGTETQSDEAQLPTISEEAGDASMYVPRTLEGTLKIDNEIFTPDLEDTESEKYRDFTTSFSDALKHALFNRDTLENGDNEIMVEVIQIRNGSLIVTYRIHWIPKHNAEPTEELMTATALKTNLENYLNNNNRMINVYHVAEEELPTTQVLDLCKINNYECEYKCEFDDSTLDFMCVCPHGQIIDMRAPKRCMPLLDNSEQDNPEITTKKETNGLLFNESTMTSDSEEKVNTEKVRLANEENVFDWKEPRYYTPETTTESEPDLNFSHIFSPDTPKPEPEPNPEPEVIPIPEPTLTPKPEDLDSVTEPKPEPTAEPQAEPTPEPTAEPKPEPEPTPEPKSEPEFAHGPTAEPKPEPEPAPEPTAEPKPDAEPTSEPTAEPKPEPEPTAEPHPEPEPTISPNPDPQPNAEPEPGSSTETQRESESILEPQLAVKIATEQESSKEQQQRDVTIIANPETTVSSVTMIPPKEILVSSEETKQDEPTEPNATSKPTIMFDHPTFDLDSIIGLHTTAEPESNQDTERNLEIKPLAKNENAYEDMEKIMTTTMRISQSEPNIVNESSYEPKPEIISILMENGKRMNFTSIDTTNYTTTENDWLEAEDENSNINSETSTRNIYDQMDTEMQNEGSNEYVNSTEQRKKFENFALESTTDSLNVNNNEDITFDLIKKNNEMPPVLTTIEPTIEKTEDFTDGVTLNRNNIETTTFTNKFSNKIDIQREEEEVKEIPVENNTEFVTQNKVDIQSESTPTDEYSINKQFERSESDQNLIVLNKNKTSNMFNVTSTEKYIPEESTDITFDNIGMLYNRSSKSIEKEENKNLQLTESNEESGENTTDSDWLSETVAEVNYEDVMNKIEKQKTTEPSPTKIDEIMGHGVSKDDFEPDYLNNMGSKTSKMPDQDVLSYGMSQDYDNEDSRFKRVNIGKSDIIPKDIRTKANHEISVATDLVPSSASETTTIGQYIYKVSAQNMNDSLANTESSLATPNPAPVWEESEDLTVKELPKQNVNDNNPPLDSISITSTTVPLTTISTNQFDQDNSTGMSDMMAQNTTVVNNLNVTIYEISNHSGNQSFVSMKPTNSPSTEFVDHETEMNPFLPEVENNKSLVKKLQEGHDLEPTSLNETQNENLEEHNPSNLDISSVDSKQTTQNNETHSSNTTLLITPETETEASTTPIEDDDFLFNQLFTNSHEQENEFTTEVNKMLPSPSTSYKDRTITTETNDKEVLPISTFLLDTDDLDTTKKPSTLTESDSKPSLAKEQMNSEFLSVVPIEQENFMKSFEKNNYKSESSQELNFISDSPKKSDRRTIDVNNLDSVINNVA; this is encoded by the exons ATGGATAGCCACAGTAGATCGGCGTCCCCAAGGGAACCAGCGCGGCCGCAGCATCGTCCGCCCTCTCCACCATCTTCCCCTCAATCAGGCTTCGACAACAGAGCGTACCAGCACGACGAATCAGACCCAAACCACAACGACAGCTTCACATCCAACGGCCAACACCAAAACCACCAAAATGGACACACTAAAGAACCCAATGGAGACACTAAAACGCTGGAAGCAGTTAATTTAGAACTGATAAATCTAACGCCTAAGAATGGGTCGAAGAAGAAGGATGTGGAGGTTGATATGAATTCAACTAATCCCTATGATGAGTACTTCGTGCCAGTCAATGAACATCGGAAGTATATGAG AGGAGAGAAACTATACGTGACAGCAGATAAGCGCGGCGAGAAGGGAGGCTGCAAGCGGCCTCTGTGTTGGACACTCCTCGGTCTAGTCGTCGTTGCCATCGTCGCCCTCATCGTGCTAGCAGCCA CTGGAATTCTCTTCACTAATTCGCCAACACCCCTCGAACAATACAACGCTTCCGTAAGCTCGGCGCGTGCGTTCGGCGGCATTACAAGCGATCACAGTCATGATCACGATCACGACCACGATCATGATCACAGCAATCATCACCACGACCACATCGACcacgatcatcatcatgaacatgAACAAAGTACTTCGCCACCACAAATGGGTACAGAGACTCAAAGTGACGAAGCACAACTACCTACCATCTCCGAAGAAGCCGGTGATGCGTCAATGTACG TACCAAGAACATTGGAGGGGACACTGAAAATAGACAACGAAATTTTCACACCAGATCTTGAAGATACAGAAAGCGAGAAGTACAGAGATTTCACGACGTCTTTCAGCGATGCTCTGAAACACGCTCTATTCAACAGGGACACTTTAGAAAACGGAGATAATGAGATAATGGTCGAAGTCATCCAGATAAG AAATGGCTCGTTGATTGTAACCTACAGAATCCACTGGATACCCAAACATAATGCAGAACCAACTGAAGAACTTATGACTGCGACCGCTTTAAAAACTAATCTTGAAAACTACcttaataataacaatagaaTGATCAACGTATACCACGTTGCCGAGGAAGAGTTACCTACAACACAAGTACTTGATTTatgcaaaataaataactatgaATGTGAATATAAATGCGAATTTGATGATTCTACACTTGATTTTATGTGTGTTTGCCCACATGGACAAATCATAGACATGAGAGCACCCAAAAGATGTATGCCCCTGTTAGATAACTCAGAGCAAGATAACCCCGAAATTACGACAAAGAAGGAAACGAATGGTTTGCTATTTAACGAAAGCACAATGACATCTGATTCCGAAGAAAAAGTGAACACAGAAAAAGTGCGTTTAGCTAATGAAGAAAATGTATTTGATTGGAAGGAACCGCGCTATTACACGCCTGAAACAACAACCGAATCGGAACCTGACCTAAACTTTTCTCATATATTTAGTCCGGACACGCCAAAACCTGAACCAGAACCAAATCCAGAACCCGAAGTCATTCCTATTCCAGAACCTACACTTACTCCAAAGCCTGAAGACTTGGATTCCGTAACCGAGCCAAAACCAGAACCTACAGCCGAACCACAAGCAGAGCCAACACCTGAGCCAACGGCTGAACCTAAGCCTGAACCAGAGCCAACGCCTGAACCAAAGTCTGAACCAGAGTTTGCGCATGGGCCTACAGCTGAACCAAAACCTGAGCCAGAGCCAGCGCCGGAACCTACAGCTGAACCAAAACCTGACGCAGAGCCAACTTCTGAACCCACAGCGGAACCAAAGCCCGAACCTGAACCAACTGCCGAACCTCATCCTGAACCTGAACCAACAATATCACCAAATCCTGATCCACAACCAAACGCAGAACCTGAACCTGGCTCGTCGACAGAAACTCAACGAGAATCAGAATCTATATTAGAACCCCAACTCGCAGTTAAAATCGCCACAGAACAAGAATCAAGTAAGGAACAACAACAAAGAGACGTTACAATTATTGCTAACCCAGAGACAACTGTTTCCTCAGTAACAATGATTCCACCTAAGGAGATACTAGTTTCAAGCGAAGAGACAAAACAAGATGAACCGACCGAGCCTAACGCCACTTCTAAGCCAACCATTATGTTTGACCATCCTACATTCGATTTAGATAGCATAATTGGCCTTCATACAACAGCAGAGCCGGAATCGAATCAAGATACCGAACGTAATTTGGAAATCAAGCCGTTAGCAAAGAACGAAAACGCTTATGAAGACATGGAAAAAATTATGACTACGACAATGAGAATTTCCCAATCTGAACCTAACATTGTAAATGAATCTTCTTACGAACCTAAGCCTGAAATTATATCTATTTTAATGGAAAATGGAAAACGAATGAATTTCACAAGTATTGATACCACAAATTATACTACAACTGAAAATGATTGGCTAGAGGCGGAAGATGAAAATAGTAACATAAATTCAGAAACATCCACAAGAAATATCTATGATCAAATGGATACAGAAATGCAAAATGAAGGAAGTAATGAATATGTCAATAGTACTGAACAAAGAAAGAAGTTTGAAAACTTTGCTTTAGAATCAACAACGGATAGTTTAAATGTAAACAATAATGAAGATATCACATTCGAtcttataaaaaagaataatgAAATGCCACCAGTTCTCACTACAATAGAACCAACTATAGAAAAAACAGAAGATTTTACAGATGGAGTCACGTTGAACAGAAATAATATAGAAACAACAACATTTACTAATAAGTTTAGTAACAAAATTGATATTCAGCGAGAAGAGGAAGAAGTGAAAGAAATTCCTGTAGAAAATAACACAGAATTTGTTACTCAAAATAAAGTAGATATTCAATCAGAAAGTACACCCACAGATGAGTATTCTATAAACAAACAGTTTGAAAGGAGCGAATCAGACCAAAATCTTAttgtattgaataaaaataaaacctctAACATGTTCAATGTTACATCTACAGAAAAATACATACCAGAAGAAAGTACGGATATAACTTTTGACAATATTGGTATGCTTTACAATAGATCATCAAAGTCaatagaaaaagaagaaaataaaaatttacaacttACTGAATCAAATGAGGAATCGGGAGAAAATACGACTGACTCAGATTGGTTATCTGAAACAGTTGCAGAAGTCAATTATGAAGATGTtatgaataaaattgaaaaacaaaaaactactgaaccttCTCCAACTAAAATAGACGAAATAATGGGTCATGGAGTTAGCAAAGATGATTTTGAACCTGACTATTTAAATAACATGGGTTCTAAGACTAGCAAAATGCCAGACCAAGATGTACTCTCATACGGTATGTCACAAGATTACGACAATGAAGATTCTAGGTTTAAAAGAGTTAATATAGGTAAATCTGACATCATCCCGAAAGATATTAGAACTAAAGCTAATCATGAAATATCTGTGGCAACAGATTTAGTGCCAAGTTCTGCAAGTGAAACTACAACTATAGGTCAATACATTTACAAAGTATCGGCACAAAACATGAATGATTCGTTAGCTAACACGGAAAGTTCATTAGCAACCCCAAATCCAGCTCCTGTATGGGAAGAAAGTGAAGATCTTACTGTAAAAGAATTGCCGAAACAAAATGTTAATGATAATAACCCACCGTTGGATAGTATTAGTATAACTTCCACGACTGTTCCTTTAACAACCATTTCTACAAATCAATTTGATCAAGATAATTCAACTGGAATGAGTGATATGATGGCACAGAACACAACAGTAGTAAATAATCTTAATGTAACAATTTATGAAATATCTAATCATAGTGGCAATCAATCATTTGTTTCTATGAAACCTACCAATTCACCGTCAACTGAGTTTGTAGATCATGAAACTGAAATGAATCCATTTTTACCGGAAGTAGAAAACAATAAAAGTCTTGTGAAAAAACTACAAGAAGGGCACGACCTTGAGCCCACAAGTTTAAATGAAACACAAAATGAAAACCTAGAAGAACATAACCCTAGTAATTTAGATATATCTAGTGTCGACTCTAAACAAACAACACAAAATAATGAAACTCATTCATCGAATACAACTTTACTGATTACTCCTGAAACAGAAACTGAAGCGAGCACTACGCCGATCGAAGATGACGACTTCCTATTTAATCAGCTTTTTACTAATTCCCATGAACAGGAAAATGAATTTACAACagaagtaaataaaatgttaccgTCTCCATCGACTTCATATAAAGACAGGACAATAACCACAGAAACAAATGATAAGGAAGTACTGCCTATTTCTACATTTCTATTAGACACAGACGATTTGGATACAACGAAAAAGCCAAGTACACTAACAGAAAGTGATTCAAAACCTTCTCTTGCCAAAGAACAGATGAATAGTGAATTTTTAAGTGTAGTTCCAATTGAGCAAGAAAATTTTATGAAATCATTTGAAAAGAACAATTATAAGAGTGAAAGCAGTCAAGAACTAAATTTTATCAGTGATTCTCCAAAAAAGAGTGACAGAAGGACAATCGATGTTAATAATTTGGATTCTGTTATAAACAATGTAGCgtag